From the Deinococcus sp. Leaf326 genome, one window contains:
- a CDS encoding GNAT family N-acetyltransferase — protein MAGPLEITAATGDTLAAALPDLARLRSEVFRAFPYLYGGDPAYEERYLRTYVAAPGAFVALARDAGRVVGASTALPLVHETPEVRRPFEESGEFRPSEVLYLGESVLLPEYRGQGAGHRFFDLREAHARALGLPVTAFCAVQRPQDHPSRPADYRPLDAFWRARGYTECPDLQTEMSWPDVGTPGGEETPKPMRFWVRRAPGTGG, from the coding sequence GTGGCCGGGCCGCTGGAGATCACGGCCGCGACCGGGGACACGCTGGCCGCCGCCCTGCCCGACCTCGCGCGGCTGCGCAGCGAGGTCTTCCGCGCTTTTCCGTACCTGTACGGGGGCGACCCCGCCTACGAGGAACGCTACCTGCGCACCTACGTTGCCGCGCCCGGCGCCTTCGTGGCCCTGGCGCGCGACGCCGGACGGGTGGTGGGTGCGAGCACCGCCCTGCCGCTGGTGCACGAGACCCCCGAGGTCCGCCGGCCCTTCGAGGAGAGCGGCGAGTTCCGGCCAAGTGAGGTGCTATATCTGGGCGAGAGCGTCCTCCTGCCCGAGTACCGGGGTCAGGGCGCGGGCCACCGGTTCTTCGACCTGCGCGAGGCGCACGCCCGCGCCCTGGGTCTACCGGTCACGGCCTTCTGCGCCGTGCAGCGTCCGCAGGACCACCCGTCCCGGCCCGCCGACTACCGGCCGCTCGACGCCTTCTGGCGCGCGCGCGGCTACACCGAGTGCCCCGACCTCCAGACCGAGATGAGCTGGCCGGATGTGGGTACGCCGGGCGGCGAGGAGACCCCCAAGCCGATGCGCTTCTGGGTCAGGCGAGCGCCGGGAACGGGGGGGTAG
- a CDS encoding ketosteroid isomerase-related protein: MTTSTPDLITRYYAAFNAGDSAGMLALLTDDVRHDVNEGETQTGRAAFAAFLDKMDAHYREQARDLVVMAAPSGERAAAEFVIHGEYLRTDAGLPEAAGQRYVLPVGAFFEIRGGLIARVTNYYNLADWTRQVGG; encoded by the coding sequence GTGACGACCTCAACGCCGGACCTGATCACGCGGTACTACGCCGCCTTCAACGCTGGTGACAGCGCCGGGATGCTGGCCCTGCTCACCGACGACGTGCGCCACGACGTCAACGAGGGCGAGACCCAGACCGGCAGGGCCGCCTTCGCCGCCTTTCTGGACAAGATGGACGCCCACTACCGCGAACAGGCACGTGACCTCGTGGTGATGGCGGCGCCCAGCGGCGAGCGTGCGGCGGCCGAATTCGTCATTCACGGCGAATACCTGCGCACCGACGCCGGCCTGCCCGAGGCGGCGGGCCAGCGCTACGTGCTGCCGGTCGGCGCCTTCTTCGAGATTCGCGGCGGTCTGATCGCCCGGGTGACGAACTACTACAACTTGGCCGACTGGACCCGGCAGGTCGGAGGCTGA